A portion of the bacterium genome contains these proteins:
- a CDS encoding penicillin-binding transpeptidase domain-containing protein gives QMASLYAALANGGVWCQPHLLLKAEDYAGKVLTGEVISKRRLPLSENTVSVIKQALYGAVNDPGHTGGAARIEGVKVCGKTGTAQNPHGKDHSWFVGFAPQDDPAIAVAVLVENAGHGSEVAAPIAGKIMRRYLEIKGLLPKPDLITAGTP, from the coding sequence TGCAGATGGCATCGCTGTATGCGGCCCTGGCCAACGGGGGGGTGTGGTGCCAGCCCCATCTGCTTTTAAAGGCCGAGGATTATGCGGGAAAAGTGCTGACTGGCGAGGTCATCAGCAAAAGGAGGCTGCCTCTTTCTGAAAACACTGTGTCGGTCATAAAACAGGCCCTGTACGGGGCGGTCAACGATCCCGGCCACACCGGCGGGGCCGCCCGGATAGAAGGGGTTAAGGTCTGCGGCAAGACCGGTACCGCCCAGAACCCCCACGGCAAGGACCATTCCTGGTTCGTGGGCTTTGCCCCCCAGGATGACCCGGCCATAGCGGTGGCGGTGCTGGTGGAGAACGCCGGGCATGGTTCGGAGGTCGCCGCTCCCATAGCCGGAAAGATCATGCGGAGATACCTGGAGATCAAGGGCCTGCTGCCTAAACCTGACCTGATAACGGCGGGGACACCATGA